In the Verrucomicrobiota bacterium genome, TTCTTCTCCAGCGGCGATCCGTCCGGCCCGAGGCACGGCGGCGAACTTGTCCGCTACCAACTCGGCCTCGCCACGAAGCGCGGGCCGCTGGTGCCCGCCGGTTCAGGGCCGGCAGGCGCCGAGCCGGGTCACTGACGGACATTGCATCCGCGCCGCGCCGGGCTAGGATGTTCATCAATCAACACCCGGTTCCCGCAAACCGGACCCAAACCCGCTTATGCGCACCGCGCCCAAACTCCTGAGTAATGCCGCTCGCGGGACGATTCGGTTTGCCTCGCGCCCGTCGGCCGTGGTCCGGGCCATTGCCGTCGGTGGTATCGTGCTGTCGGGGTCCGGCGCCGAACCTCAAGCGCCCGGCGCTTCTCCTTCGAGACAGCCGCCCAGGATTCCGGTGCCGAACCAGTATTACCGCACCAACTCCGAGGTGCCGAACATGGTCCACACCACCAAGGGCCGCCGCGCGATTCTTCACAAGCTGAACGCCATCCGGTTCGACGAGGTGTTCTTCGACGGCGTGCCGCTGCCCGACGTGGTGAAATTCCTCAGCGACGAATCGCGCAAGCTCGACCCCGAGCGCAAGGGGCTCAACTTCCTCGTAAACTCCGTGATCCGCGACAGCCCGCGGCTTGGCGCGGCCGCGACCCCACCCGGCGGACCGCCCGCGCCGCCGCTCGATGCCGCCGGGAATCCCATCCCGGCTCCCGCGGCCGCGGCGCAGCCGGTGGACCTCGACACGGTGCTCATTCGCACGAGCCTGCCGGTGCGCGACGTGACGCTGGCGCAGTTGCTCGACATCCTTGTGAAGTGCGCCGACCAACCGGTGCGCGTGTCGGTGGAGGACTACGCGGTGATGTTTGTGGCGAACAACAGTGAGAACCCGCCGCTGTTCACGCGCGCGTTCCGCGTGGACCCGAACACGTTTGTGCAAGGACTGCAGGGCGTCACGTTTGTGCCGACGGCGTTCGTGCCACCGCCGGGACTCGGGGGCGGCGCGGGTGGAGCGGGCGGTGGGGGTGTTGGCGGTGGAATCGGTGGCGGCGGAGTTCCGCCCGGCGGCGCGGGTGGCGGCGGAGGCGGCGGCCTCGGCGGGTCCGGCGGCGGCTCCGGCGGCGGGCCGCAGTTGCAAAGCGTCACAGTGCGCACGTCGCAGACCAATGCCGCGGGCATTGTTCAGAACTTTTTCCAGAACGCCGGCGTGCGGAGTCTTGCGCGGACGAATTCCGGCGCGCGCGTCACGTTCGATTCCGCCACGGGCACGGTGGTCGTGCGCGCGCCGCAACGCGAGCTGGACGCCGCGCAGAGCGCCGTCGAACAGGTGAAACGCGGCGAACGGTCCATCAAGGTGCCCGCGCCTGCGGCCGCACCCGCGGTGACGCGCAGGCCGTAGCGGTCCCGGGCGGCGCTTCACGGGCAGCGCCCCGCGGCTTGCTTGTGTGTCGCGGGCTGATCTATGTTGGCGTCCATGCAGGACACATTCACGGGTCGTTCCCCCCAAGCGGGAGTCGCAGCCTCCTGTTTCGCCGCACTGGCGCTGAGTCTCTGTGGCTGCGGGGACAAGCCCGCGCCCGCGCTTCCACCGCCCGTCACACCGGTTCCCGCACCGCCCACGGCCAGACCACAGCAGCAAGGGGACGCGGGCGCGCCCCCCGTCGCCGTGCAGCCGCCTCAATCGCGCGAGGCCGCGCTCAAGGAAATCGAGCGCGACGCGGCGTCCGCCGACCCCGAGGTCTACCTCAAAACGCTCACGGACTTGTTGAACGGCTGGATGATGTCGCGGAACAGTTTCCCGACGAACCTCGACGTGTTCGTGAAGGAGAAGATGATCCGCAAGCTCCCGACGCCGCCGCCCGGCAAGCAACTCGCCGTGGATCGCAAGGCGATGAAGGTGATCCTGGTGGACAAGTGATCGGCGGCCGGCTTGCGCAACGTCCCCCCGCCGCCCTGCCACGACGCAACTCGGGGATCACTTCGCCGTTTTCAACTCGAACTTGGGATTGAGTTCCAGTTCGAAATCCCGGTAGCGCACTTCGAACGGGATCGCGCCGCTGTGCAACTGGAAGCCGATCACACCGCTCGCCGCGAACTGCGCATCATCCATGTCCACGCACAACTTGCCGTTGATCGCCGTGCGGACCTTTGAGCGGACCGCGAGCACTTCGTAGGTGTTCCAGTCGCCCGTCTTCACATGCGCCTCGCCACTGTCCCTCCAGAGCAGGCCGCGCGCGTGTTCTTCGTAGAGCTTGCCCCACCAGCCGGCGCCGACGTCGGCCTGGCAGCCCTTCATCAAGCCGTTCGGCAGCACCTCGCTCCGGAACTGGATGCCGCTGTTGCCCGTGTTCGGAACGAGTTTCACCTTCACCACGAGGCGGAAGTCGGACAGCAGGAGCTGGCTGCGGATGAACTCGTTTCGGCGCAGGCCGGCGCTCCTGCCGACGAGTTCGCCGTTCTCGACGCTCCACAACGCCGGGTCGCCGTCCCAGTAGCTAAGGTCCTTGGCGTTGAAGAACAGCGCGACCGTGTCGGCGGAGGCGAGCAGCGGCACTTGCGATTTGCCGCGAAGGTAGGCCGCAAGGTCGCGCACTTCGTCGTCGGTCATGTTCGCGAGCAAGCCGTCTGGCATCATCGAAAGTTCGCTCGTGGCCAGCGTGCGGATGTCCGCGCGCGGCAGCGTGAGCGTCTCGTTGGGCGTGACGACGGTGACCGACTGGCCGTCCTGCCGCGTGACGATGCCGGAGATTGAGCGGTCATCCTTCGTCTCGATGTTCGCAGTGCGGTAGTCGTTCGGGATTTCGGCGTTCGGGTCGAGGATGTTGTGCAGCAAGTAATCGAGGTCGGCGCGATTGGAGCCGGTGATGTCGGGGCCGACCTTGCCGCCGACGCCGTAGAGCGTATGGCACTGGCCGCACGTCTTGGTGTAAAGCAGCCGGCCGCGCGAGAGGTCGTCGGGCCGCGCGGGCTTTGATTCCAACAAGGCGCGGTAACGGGCTATCTCCCTTTTCTTGTCGTCGGGCGTGTCGCGGGTGAGGCCCCACAGTTTGCCGACCAACGCCGTGATGTCGTCCTGCTTGAGCCCGCGCAACTGCCGCACGAGGTCGGCCGGCAGGTCCTTCGCCGGGACCGCGCCGCCCGAAACCGCCGCGAGCAGCGCGCGGGCGGACGCGGCCCGCGACACGAGCGTGCCGAGCGCGTCGCGCTTTTCCGATGCGGAGAGCGAACCATAAATCGCAAGCACGGCGGCGGGCGTTTTCGCGTCGTCGTAAGATGCCAGCCCGCGCAACGCGGGCGCGCGCAGCGCGGGTTCCCCGAGCAACTGGTGCAGCGTGACTGCGAGCGCGGGATCCTTCGCGGCCAGCAACGACTCGAGCGCGGCGTTGCGTTGCGCGGGCGCCGCCGCCGTGTCCGCGAGTCGGGCGCGCAACGCCGTGAGCGCGGTCGCGCTGCCGAACGTGAGCGAAAGCGACTGCGCGAGTTCGCGCACCTGTGGGTTCGCGCTCTTGGCGAGCTTCGCGGAGACGTCGTCCCAGCCCGCGGGCATCTTCACGTTGCGGCGGCCCTTGAGCCCGTC is a window encoding:
- a CDS encoding DUF1080 domain-containing protein, encoding MSVLKSADDAQLQLDILKGMTDGLKGRRNVKMPAGWDDVSAKLAKSANPQVRELAQSLSLTFGSATALTALRARLADTAAAPAQRNAALESLLAAKDPALAVTLHQLLGEPALRAPALRGLASYDDAKTPAAVLAIYGSLSASEKRDALGTLVSRAASARALLAAVSGGAVPAKDLPADLVRQLRGLKQDDITALVGKLWGLTRDTPDDKKREIARYRALLESKPARPDDLSRGRLLYTKTCGQCHTLYGVGGKVGPDITGSNRADLDYLLHNILDPNAEIPNDYRTANIETKDDRSISGIVTRQDGQSVTVVTPNETLTLPRADIRTLATSELSMMPDGLLANMTDDEVRDLAAYLRGKSQVPLLASADTVALFFNAKDLSYWDGDPALWSVENGELVGRSAGLRRNEFIRSQLLLSDFRLVVKVKLVPNTGNSGIQFRSEVLPNGLMKGCQADVGAGWWGKLYEEHARGLLWRDSGEAHVKTGDWNTYEVLAVRSKVRTAINGKLCVDMDDAQFAASGVIGFQLHSGAIPFEVRYRDFELELNPKFELKTAK